The proteins below are encoded in one region of Xenopus laevis strain J_2021 chromosome 8L, Xenopus_laevis_v10.1, whole genome shotgun sequence:
- the plcb2.L gene encoding 1-phosphatidylinositol 4,5-bisphosphate phosphodiesterase beta-2 — protein MSMLTPILAPVEVKPYLSKGERFIKWDDETSVASPVILRVDPKGYYLYWTFQSKEMEFLELTSIRDTRFGKFAKSPKSQKLREVFNLDFPENNFLAKALTIVSGPDMVDLTFHNFVSYKENVGKAWAADILSIVTNPLVSNACRYCFYEKIHVKLQLQLNSEGKIPVRNFYQMFPADRKRVEQALISCHLSKGKNDAINPEDFPESVFRTFLMQLCPRPEIDEIFTSYHSKAKPYMTKEHLTKFINNKQRDSRLNELLFPPAKIEQVQGLIEKYEPSVINVQRGQLSPEGMVWFLCGSENSITSLDKIPIYQNMRQPVSHYFINSSHNTYLTAGQFSGVSSPEMYRQTLLSGCRCVELDCWKGKPPDEEPIITHGFTMTTEILFKDVIEAIAESAFKTSPYPLILSFENHVDSPKQQAKMAEYCRSIFGDMLLTEPLEKYPLKPGSPLPSPQELLGKILIKNKKNQSFANTDKKANVCDSFSTERTNSLSSENSDEGPEEGKEAENEEMTENTDEEEMKQIQSDEGTASQEATAYEEMSSLVNYIQPIKFDSFEVSAQKNQSYVVSSFVETKAYELLTKFPVQFVEYNKRQMSRIYPKGTRMDSSNYMPQMFWNAGCQMVALNFQTMDIPMQQNMALFEFNGRSGYLLKHEFMRRVDKQFDPFTVDRIDVVVANTVSITILSGQFLCEKCVKTYVEVELFGLPGDPKRKYKTKLTSVPNTINPVWKEELFVFEKILMPELASLRVAVFEEGGKFIGHRIIPIDIIRSGYHHICLRSESNMPLTMPSLFVYVEVKDYVPDVWADLSHALTNPIKHSKANECKPIKVKCGTTTSSDEISSTSQLNGIPGPCKSLNNSGQNGPAGLPSSGVQEAAKEITELQTANEEELQKQKGFLKLQKKQEKELKELERRALKRREEIIQKYTSVFSDLYTQANKRKNSLRKGQKKKSIPDEDYGAVWGAGEIPGKGDPQVLEMKKKMEEELTCLGEEQYETILRKKEQHSNEQISKLIELAQEMQVVELKALKESAESDTKQMKKKLEMKRLDRLECVSKNTMEKASQDRLKKEINNSHIQEVVQVLQLVSDKWAKNQQTLEKNQTEGLQKIKEREDQVQKELQEEYIGKINLLAAEVRDLVYNAMVNFFPTEAKSLKKEPKSSAVEKWEALIAKVSNVETFVSSLTGNKTNDLKDEKLSAMGIVWDGTAASDPARTETSTPDLALSETQNLLQKSSINTDKAATLEECSPCSEDSKEEEPAEMVSIH, from the exons AGCCAGAAACTCCGAGAGGTCTTTAACTTGGACTTTCCAGAGAACAACTTCCTTGCCAAAGCCTTGACTATTGTATCTGGACCTGACATGGTGGACCTGACCTTCCATAATTTTGTGTCCTACAAGGAAAATGTTGGCAAG GCCTGGGCAGCGGATATTCTGTCAATTGTCACAAACCCTCTGGTGTCCAACGCATGCCGGTACTGCTTCTATGAGAAGAT ACACGTGAAGCTGCAGCTACAACTGAATTCCGAGGGGAAGATTCCTGTGCGCAA TTTTTACCAGATGTTTCCTGCCGACAGAAAGAGAGTGGAACAAGCGTTAATCTCTTGCCACCTATCAAAGGGCAAA AATGACGCAATCAACCCAGAGGATTTCCCTGAATCCGTCTTCAGAACGTTTCTCATGCAACTCTGCCCTCGGCCTGAAATTGATGAGATCTTTACCTCTTA TCACTCCAAGGCCAAACCCTACATGACCAAGGAACATCTCACCAAATTTATCAACAACAAGCAGAGGGATTCTCGCCTAAACGAGCTGCTTTTTCCTCCTGCGAAGATAGAGCAAGTACAAGGGCTTATAGAGAAATATGAACCCAGCGTTATTAATGTACAGAGAG GACAGCTGTCTCCAGAAGGAATGGTCTGGTTCCTCTGTGGGTCTGAGAACAGCATTACGTCTCTAGATAAAATTCCCATCTACCAAAACATGAGGCAGCCCGTCTCTCACTACTTCATCAACTCCTCGCACAACACGTACCTCACAG CTGGTCAGTTTTCTGGAGTTTCGTCACCGGAAATGTACAGACAGACGCTGCTTTCTGGCTGCCGTTGTGTTGAGCTTGACTGCTGGAAGGGGAAACCACCAGACGAAGAGCCAATCATTACCCATGGCTTCACAATGACCACTGAGATCCTTTTTAAG GATGTCATTGAAGCCATTGCAGAATCTGCTTTCAAAACGTCTCCGTATCCATTGATTCTGTCTTTTGAGAACCATGTGGATTC CCCAAAGCAACAAGCAAAAATGGCAGAATATTGCCGATCCATTTTTGGAGATATGCTGCTGACAGAACCTCTGGAGAAGTATCCG TTAAAACCAGGAAGCCCATTGCCAAGTCCTCAGGAGCTGCTGGGAAAGATCCtgataaagaataaaaagaatcAGTCCTTTGCAAACACCGACAAAAAAGCAAACGTTTGCGATTCCTTCTCTACAGAGCGGACTAATTCCCTTTCCAGTGAAAATTCCG ATGAGGGGCCAGAAGAggggaaagaggcagaaaatgaGGAAATGACAGAAAACACAGATGAAGAAGAGATGAAGCAGATACAGTCAGATGAG GGTACTGCAAGTCAGGAGGCCACAGCTTATGAGGAGATGTCAAGTTTGGTCAACTACATTCAGCCAATCAAATTCGACTCCTTTGAAGTCTCAGCAC AGAAGAACCAAAGTTATGTTGTCTCTTCATTCGTGGAGACCAAAGCCTATGAGTTACTGACCAAGTTCCCAGTACAGTTTGTTGA ATATAACAAGAGGCAGATGAGCCGTATTTATCCCAAAGGCACCAGGATGGACTCGTCAAATTATATGCCCCAGATGTTCTGGAATGCCGGCTGTCAGATGGTGGCACTCAACTTCCAAACCATGG ACATACCTATGCAGCAGAACATGGCGCTGTTTGAGTTTAATGGCCGCAGCGGTTACCTTCTGAAACACGAGTTTATGCGTCGGGTTGATAAACAGTTTGATCCATTTACAGTTGATCGGATTGATGTAGTGGTGGCCAATACAGTTTCAATAACA ATCCTTTCAGGACAATTCCTCTGTGAAAAATGTGTGAAGACCTATGTAGAAGTAGAGTTGTTTGGGCTGCCTGGAGACCCTAAGCGTAAATACAAAACCAAATTAACATCTGTACCAAACACCATTAACCCAGTGTGGAAAGAGGAGCTGTTTGTGTTTGAAAAG ATTCTAATGCCAGAGTTGGCTTcccttagagttgcagtatttgaAGAAGGAGGGAAGTTTATTGGCCATCGAATCATTCctattgatatcatcagatcag GATACCATCATATTTGCCTTCGCAGTGAGAGTAACATGCCTCTTACCATGCCTTCTCTCTTTGTGTATGTGGAAGTAAAAGACTATGTACCAGATGTCTGGGCAg atctcAGTCATGCTCTGACTAATCCCATCAAACATTCCAAAGCCAATGAATGCAAGCCAATTAAAGTAAAATGTGGGACAACAACATCTTCTGATGAG ATCTCCAGCACTTCCCAGCTCAATGGTATCCCTGGGCCCTGTAAATCCTTGAACAATTCTGGGCAAAATGGACCAGCAG GCTTGCCCAGCAGTGGGGTACAGGAGGCTGCAAAAGAAATTACAG AGCTACAAACTGCCAATGAGGAGGAGTTGCAGAAACAGAAGGGATTCCTAAAGCTTCAGAAGAAGCAAGAGAAGGAGCTGAAGGAGCTGGAGCGCAGGGCTCTGAAGAGAAGAGAGGAGATTATACAGAAATATACCAGTGTCTTCTCTGACCTCTACACCCAGGCtaacaaaaggaaaaacagcTTACGTAAAGGGCAGAAAAAGAAGAG TATACCTGATGAGGATTATGGCGCAGTGTGGGGAGCTGGAGAAATACCTGGCAAGGGGGACCCCCAAGTTCTAGAGatgaagaagaagatggaagaggaacTGACATGTCTTGGGGAGGAGCAGTATGAGACTATTCTAAGGAAAAAAGAGCAGCATTCTAATGAG CAAATCTCCAAGCTGATTGAGCTGGCACAAGAGATGCAAGTGGTGGAGCTAAAAGCCCTCAAGGAATCTGCAGAAAG TGATACTAAACAGATGAAGAAGAAGTTGGAGATGAAGAGGCTGGACAGGCTGGAGTGTGTGAGCAAAAATACCATGGAAAAAGCTTCCCAGGACAG gttaaaaaaagagataaataactcccatatcCAAGAAGTGGTGCAGGTTCTACAACTG GTATCTGATAAATGGGCTAAAAACCAACAAACGTTAGAGAAAAATCAAACTGAAGGTCTGCAAAAGATCAAGGAAAGGGAAGATCAG GTTCAAAAGGAATTACAGGAAGAATACATaggaaaaataaatttgttggcCGCTGAAGTGCGAGACTTGGTGTATAACGCGATGGTGAACTTTTTCCCTACTGAAGCCAAAAGTCTTAAAAAGGAGCCTAAAAGTTCTGCAGTGGAGAAATGGGAGGCTCTCATAGCTAAAGTGAGCAATGTAGAGACCTTTGTGTCCAGTCTAACAGGAAACAAGACAAATGATCTAAAAGATGAAAAATTATCTGCAATGGGGATTGTATGGGACGGGACAGCTGCTTCAGATCCAGCGCGAACTGAAACTTCCACACCAGACTTGGCACTAAGTGAAACACAGAACTTGTTGCAAAAATCTTCCATAAATACAGATAAAGCAGCAACCCTAGAGGAATGTTCTCCATGTAGCGAGGACAGCAAAGAAGAAGAACCtgcagagatggtgtctatacaTTGA